The Pyrenophora tritici-repentis strain M4 chromosome 10, whole genome shotgun sequence genome contains a region encoding:
- a CDS encoding FolC, Folylpolyglutamate synthase has product MEKGDYAAAVAALNTLQSNFSIVDAIRKSGRGMNKQAIPEMLEWCRKLGYEPSEFDRLKPIHIAGTKGKGSTSAFISSILSQYASSADAQTPPSKIGLYTSPHLRSVRERIQINNEPISESDFAKYFFEVWDRLEAASKAEDAPGDVPTKPVYFRYLTLMALHAYLKEGVDSAVIECGIGGEYDSTNILTKPTVTAVTSLGIDHTAMLGTTLPEIAWHKAGIFKKGSVAFTAPQKDEAMAVLRERAAEKGTTLHTIDIHPALANNEVKLGLGAVFQKINASVAIAAAAAHLRALGHSTVPDPTAVPHIRLPSEFVRGLEQVRWAGRCEIRRETNVAWHIDGGHTMESIEVTGQWFAEQMATAATSQSKVPRILIFNQQTRDAGALAKGLYAALQAGVTSGPQSPFTHVIFTTNQTFSEGYKPDLVSINTNQQDVDTLAVQKALAKTWTEIDSTAEVHVLRTIEEAIGTARGVARDYAKDAGHETEVMVLVTGSLHLVGGALEVLETQATQ; this is encoded by the exons ATGGAGAAAGGTGACTATGCG GCTGCCGTCGCGGCCTTGAACACGCTGCAGTCCAACTTTTCCATTGTCGACGCCATCCGCAAGTCTGGCCGAGGCATGAACAAGCAGGCGATACCAGAGATGCTCGAGTGGTGTCGCAAGCTTGGATATGAG CCCTCTGAGTTCGATCGTCTGAAGCCAATTCACATTGCGGGAACCAAGGGAAAGGGCTCCACGAGTGCTTTCATATCTTCAATCTTGTCGCAATACGCATCCTCAGCCGACGCCCAAACGCCCCCCTCGAAGATCGGACTGTATACCTCGCCGCACCTGCGATCTGTTCGTGAGCGCATCCAGATCAACAATGAGCCCATATCAGAGTCAGATTTTGCAAAGTACTTCTTCGAGGTATGGGACCGGCTAGAGGCAGCATCCAAGGCTGAGGACGCGCCAGGAGACGTTCCCACAAAGCCCGTCTACTTCCGCTACTTGACGCTCATGGCCCTGCACGCATATCTGAAAGAGGGTGTAGACAGTGCAGTCATCGAGTGCGGAATTGGCGGCGAGTATGATAGCACCAATATCTTGACCAAGCCTACTGTTACCGCCGTCACGAGTTTGGGAATAGATCACACAGCCATGCTGGGCACCACGCTTCCTGAAATTGCCTGGCACAAGGCGGGAATCTTCAAGAAAGGTAGCGTCGCCTTTACAGCGCCGCAAAAGGACGAGGCTATGGCGGTTCTACGAGAGAGGGCTGCTGAGAAAGGCACAACTCTGCACACCATCGACATACATCCTGCTTTGGCCAACAACGAGGTCAAGTTGGGGCTGGGTGCAGTCTTCCAAAAGATCAACGCCTCTGTAGCCattgcagcagcagcggcgcATCTCCGCGCACTCGGTCATTCCACCGTACCGGATCCGACTGCGGTTCCACATATCAGGCTTCCATCGGAGTTCGTCCGCGGACTTGAGCAGGTCCGCTGGGCTGGTAGGTGCGAAATTCGACGTGAAACGAATGTTGCATGGCACATCGACGGCGGTCATACCATGGAAAGCATAGAGGTCACTGGCCAGTGGTTTGCTGAGCAGATGGCAACTGCCGCAACGTCGCAGTCCAAGGTTCCCCGCATCTTGATCTTCAACCAGCAGACCAGAGACGCAGGCGCACTCGCCAAGGGCCTGTATGCAGCTTTGCAAGCCGGTGTAACGTCCGGGCCGCAATCACCCTTCACACATGTCATCTTCACAACAAATCAGACATTCAGCGAGGGTTACAAGCCTGATCTTGTATCCATCAATACGAATCAACAAGATGTAGATACTTTGGCAGTGCAGAAGGCGCTTGCCAAGACATGGACGGAGATTGACAGTACAGCAGAAGTCCACGTGCTGCGTACAATCGAAGAGGCAATCGGAACCGCAAGAGGCGTGGCCCGAGACTATGCGAAAGATGCTGGTCACGAGACAGAAGTCATGGTGTTGGTCACTGGAAGCTTGCACCTCGTTGGGGGTGCGCTCGAAGTTCTAGAGACGCAGGCCACGCAGTAA
- a CDS encoding FkpA, FKBP-type peptidyl-prolyl cis-trans isomerase 1, whose protein sequence is MKITIVLALAVAVVTGEIINNEHLKTEVITPKECKRKTKAGDNIHVHYRGTLEKDGSEFDTSYGRGSPLAFTVGQGQVIKGWDQGLLDMCPGEKRKLTIQPEWAYGTRGAGPIGPNSVLIFESELVSIDGVEAEKAEL, encoded by the exons ATGAAGATTACAATTGTCCTCGCCCTGGCCGTTGCCGTCGTGACTGGCGAAATCATCAACAACGAG CACCTCAAGACCGAAGTCATCACGCCCAAGGAATGCAAGCGTAAGACAAAGGCTGGCGACAATATCCACGTACACTACCGCGGTACTCTCGAGAAGGACGGCAGCGAATTCGACACTTCATACGGCCGCGGCTCGCCCTTGGCCTTCACAGTCGGTCAAGGCCAGGTCATCAAGGGCTGGGACCAGGGTCTGCTTGACATGTGCCCTGGCGAGAAGAGGAAACTCACCATCCAGCCCGAGTGGGCCTATGGTACGCGTGGTGCTGGGCCCATAGGCCCCAATAGCGTCTTGA TCTTCGAGTCGGAGCTTGTATCCATTGACGGTGTCGAAGCGGAGAAGGCCGAGCTATAG
- a CDS encoding acetyltransferase, translated as MAQQKAAFIKVPTEQTDGFQSMPTEPSNRLPDTDLRTEICTETDALKIAEAFYICFPAEWWAQKEPIELRPAEHLRHALLAKRLLPAFKYAHIVFVKAVLVATGETIGVAGWSLPSNPDVHNLFRRSAVEHYGWQTLLGWSDAEVEEMWAHVAPDWNSEIEKDDDRRREVMDGKPHWYLAPLLVWPEYQGRGVGSRLMRWAIEKADATVPATPMYLECMPSARAVYLHLGFETVDGCRMVRRGPGVTGMAESAEERDVQNTGEKLGV; from the exons ATGGCGCAGCAAAAAGCTGCTTTCATAAAAGTCCCGACAGAACAGACCGATGGCTTCCAAAGCATGCCGACTGAGCCCTCAAACCGCCTACCAGACACCGACCTACGAACCGAGATATGCACCGAAACCGACGCTCTCAAAATC GCAGAAGCCTTCTACATCTGTTTCCCCGCCGAGTGGTGGGCTCAAAAAGAGCCCATAGAACTACGCCCTGCAGAACATTTACGTCACGCGCTGCTAGCAAAACGGCTCCTACCCGCTTTCAAGTACGCACATATCGTCTTTGTCAAAGCCGTTCTCGTGGCCACAGGCGAAACAATCGGTGTGGCAGGTTGGTCTCTGCCCTCGAACCCGGACGTTCATAATCTTTTCCGCCGCAGCGCTGTCGAACATTACGGCTGGCAAACCCTGCTCGGCTGGAGCGATGCCGAGGTTGAGGAAATGTGGGCGCATGTTGCGCCTGATTGGAATAGCGAGATTGAGAAAGATGATGATAGGAGGAGAGAGGTGATGGATGGTAAGCCGCATTGGTATTTGGCGCCGCTGCTTGTCTGGCCGGAGTATCAAGGTCGCGGCGTTGGGAGTCGGTTGATGAGATGGGCGATTGAGAAGGCGGATGCTACTGTTCCGGCTACGCCTATGTATCTAGAGTGTATGCCTAGTGCGAGGGCGGTGTATTTGCATCTGGGGTTTGAGACGGTGGATGGGTGTAGGATGGTCAGGAGGGGGCCCGGGGTTACTGGGATGGCGGAGTCGGCGGAGGAGAGGGATGTGCAGAATACGGGGGAGAAATTGGGTGTTTGA
- a CDS encoding MgtA, Cation transport ATPase: MEASRLAPPTLQLNTRQRALSQADTVTSQTSDPFRTPISPSNASISNASTVGGEYDAAIQQELRNEAKSTPNNPFGFTPSQLSKLLNPKSLPVYHALGGIQGIAAGLQSDIHSGLSADESTVPRHISFDEATNPQTPTKEIESSRPPSNGQPFEDRIRIHGRNVLPAKKVTPLWRLVWNAYNDTVLIVLTVAAVISLALGLYETFGGDHPPGSPTPVDWVEGCAIVVAIVIVVLVTALNDWQKEQAFAKLNARKEQRDIKVTRSGKTSMISIYDVLAGDVIHIEPGDVIPVDGIFIDGSDVKCDESSATGESDAMRKTPGAAVMKALESGQSAKKLDPFIISGAKVLEGVGTFMATSVGEHSSFGRIMMSVRVEMEPTPLQEKLGGLAMAIAKLGTTAAGILFFILLFRFVAGISGDGRTPAERGSAFMDILIVAVTIIVVAVPEGLPLAVTLALAFATTKMLKENNLVRIMRACETMGNATAICSDKTGTLTTNRMTVVAGTFGTTRFVQVDARSEKDQTISTWASAVTSAAKALIIQSVAINSTAFEGQEDGKPVFIGSKTETALLQLAKEHLGLVSLSETRDNEQVIHRFPFDSGKKCMGAVVKVQGGTYRLVVKGASEILLGFSSIFAHFDTLETEPLSSELRAMLTDTINEYANKSLRTIGFVYRDFPQWPPADAELTEGGSVDFASLLKDLTFFGVVGIQDPVRPGVPEAVRKAQKAGVTVRMVTGDNVQTARAIATECLIYTEGGLVMEGPDFRRLSDEQLDEVLPRLQVLARSSPEDKRILVQRLKDLGEIVAVTGDGTNDAPALKAANIGFSMVSGTEVAKEASSIILMDDNFASIITALMWGRAVNDAVQKFLQFQITVNITAVVLAFVTAVYDDEMKPALKAVQLLWVNLIMDTFAALALATDPPTEKILDRPPQGKGPLITTTMWKQITGQNIYKITVIFVLYFAGGDILNYDLSNPDKQLELDTVIFNSFVWMQIFNIFNNRRLDNKLNIFEGVFRNIFFMGIVALIIALQILIVFVGGRAFHIKSGGIDGTQWAISIVTGFVCIPWAVLIRYFPDEWFAVIAGVVGKPVVIAYRACCVGAGKLKAMLSFRRKKTEQPDAEVGAAPAIVVVGDDASTSENRK, from the exons ATGGAGGCTAGCAGACTTGCCCCACCCACACTTCAACTCAACACACGACAACGTGCGCTGAGTCAGGCTGACACGGTCACATCACAAACTTCGGATCCCTTTCGAACGCCAATATCACCAAGCAATGCGTCAATAAGCAACGCGTCGACAGTAGGAGGAGAGTACGATGCAGCTATACAACAAGAACTTCGTAATGAAGCCAAGTCCACTCCCAATAATCCGTTCGGATTCACACCATCACAACTTAGCAAACTATTGAACCCAAAGTCCTTGCCAGTATATCACGCGCTCGGCGGTATACAGGGCATCGCAGCCGGCTTGCAatcagatattcactctgGATTGAGTGCCGACGAATCGACCGTGCCACGACATATCTCCTTCGACGAAGCGACGAATCCTCAAACACCAACCAAGGAGATAGAATCGAGTAGACCACCAAGTAATGGACAGCCTTTTGAGGACCGTATCCGCATTCATGGGCGAAACGTCCTCCCAGCAAAAAAGGTCACACCGCTCTGGAGACTTGTTTGGAATGCGTACAACGATACAGTGCTGATTGTTCTCACTGTCGCGGCTGTGATATCACTCGCGCTTGGTCTATATGAGACGTTTGGCGGGGATCATCCGCCAGGCTCTCCGACCCCTGTGGACTGGGTCGAGGGTTGTGCAATCGTCGTGGCCATCGTCATTGTCGTACTCGTCACTGCCTTGAACGACTGGCAAAAAGAGCAGGCGTTCGCCAAGCTTAACGCTAGGAAGGAACAAAGAGACATCAAGGTTACTCGATCCGGCAAGACTTCTATGATTAGCATCTACGATGTCCTTGCAGGTGATGTTATACACATAGAACCTGGAGATGTCATCCCTGTCGATGGCATCTTTATAGATGGCTCCGATGTCAAGTGCGATGAGTCGTCTGCTACAGGAGAATCGGATGCTATGCGCAAAACTCCCGGTGCAGCCGTCATGAAGGCTCTCGAATCTGGCCAATCGGCCAAGAAACTCGATCCCTTCATCATCTCGGGTGCCAAAGTGCTTGAAGGCGTCGGAACTTTCATGGCCACATCCGTTGGAGAGCACAGCAGCTTTGGAAGAATCATGATGTCCGTCCGCGTCGAAATGGAGCCAACTCCCCTCCAGGAAAAGCTTGGTGGTCTGGCTATGGCCATAGCTAAGCTTGGAACCACTGCCGCTGGTATACTCTTCTTCATCCTTCTGTTCCGATTCGTGGCAGGAATCTCTGGGGACGGTCGAACTCCAGCCGAGAGAGGCTCAGCTTTCATGGATATCCTTATTGTCGCGGTGACGATTATTGTTGTCGCCGTTCCCGAGGGCCTTCCCTTAGCAGTGACCCTAGCATTGGCGTTTGCGACAACGAAGATGTTGAAAGAAAACAATCTTGTCCGAATCATGCGAGCTTGCGAGACCATGGGCAATGCCACAGCCATCTGCTCCGATAAGACTGGTACCTTG ACAACAAACAGGATGACGGTCGTTGCCGGCACATTTGGCACCACAAGATTTGTGCAGGTAGACGCGAGGTCCGAAAAAGACCAGACAATCTCCACTTGGGCATCAGCAGTCACATCAGCAGCCAAAGCGCTTATTATTCAGTCAGTCGCAATCAACTCCACGGCCTTTGAAGGACAAGAGGATGGAAAACCAGTCTTCATCGGATCCAAGACAGAAACTGCCCTACTCCAGCTCGCCAAAGAACACCTTGGACTTGTCTCACTCTCGGAGACCCGCGACAATGAGCAAGTCATACACAGATTTCCCTTTGACTCGGGCAAGAAATGCATGGGTGCTGTGGTCAAGGTACAAGGCGGAACCTATCGGCTTGTTGTCAAAGGCGCATCAGAGATCCTTTTGGGATTCAGTTCTATCTTTGCCCATTTCGACACCCTGGAGACGGAACCATTATCGAGTGAGCTACGTGCGATGCTCACTGACACGATCAATGAGTACGCAAACAAGTCGCTCAGGACCATCGGATTTGTCTATCGCGATTTCCCGCAATGGCCCCCGGCTGATGCTGAGCTTACGGAGGGTGGAAGTGTTGACTTCGCCTCTTTACTAAAGGATCTCACATTCTTCGGTGTAGTCGGAATTCAGGACCCTGTCCGCCCCGGTGTGCCTGAGGCTGTCCGCAAGGCACAAAAGGCTGGTGTCACAGTCCGCATGGTGACCGGTGACAATGTACAGACCGCTCGAGCCATTGCCACTGAATGCCTAATCTACACCGAAGGTGGCTTGGTCATGGAAGGCCCCGATTTCCGCCGGCTCTCTGATGAACAATTGGATGAGGTGCTTCCCCGATTACAAGTATTGGCTCGTTCTTCCCCAGAGGACAAGCGCATCCTCGTTCAGCGTCTCAAGGATCTAGGTGAAATCGTTGCCGTCACCGGCGATGGTACCAACGACGCTCCCGCACTCAAGGCGGCAAACATCGGTTTTTCTATGGTTTCAGGTACTGAGGTTGCCAAGGAAGCGTCCTCGATCATTCTCATGGACGACAATTTTGCTTCCATCATCACAGCCCTAATGTGGGGGCGTGCTGTCAATGACGCCGTTCAGAAATTTCTCCAA TTCCAAATCACCGTCAACATCACCGCAGTCGTGCTCGCATTCGTCACCGCTGTCTACGATGATGAGATGAAACCTGCACTCAAAGCCGTTCAGCTTCTCTGGGTCAATCTTATCATGGACACCTTCGCTGCCCTCGCACTTGCCACCGACCCACCCACCGAGAAGATTCTCGATCGCCCACCCCAAGGCAAAGGCCCCCTCATCACGACGACAATGTGGAAACAAATCACAGGCCAGAATATCTACAAGATCACCGTCATCTTCGTGTTGTACTTTGCCGGTGGCGATATCCTAAATTACGATCTTTCGAACCCTGATAAGCAACTGGAGTTGGACACTGTCATCTTTAACAGCTTTGTCTGGATGCAAATCTTCAACATCTTCAACAACAGGCGTCTCGATAACAAACTCAACATCTTTGAGGGTGTATTCAGAAACATCTTCTTCATGGGAATCGTCGCCTTGATCATCGCTCTGCAAATTCTTATCGTCTTCGTTGGCGGAAGAGCATTCCATATCAAGTCTGGGGGAATCGATGGAACTCAATGGGCTATTAGCATCGTTACGGGCTTCGTTTGTATCCCTTGGGCAGTCCTAATCAGGTATTTCCCCGATGAGTGGTTCGCAGTGATTGCGGGTGTTGTTGGAAAGCCCGTCGTCATTGCTTACAGGGCGTGCTGTGTCGGTGCAGGCAAGTTGAAGGCCATGCTGAGCTTCAGGCGCAAGAAGACCGAGCAGCCCGATGCCGAGGTGGGTGCTGCGCCTGCCATTGTCGTCGTCGGTGACGATGCGAGTACTTCGGAGAACAGGAAATGA